The genomic region GGCACGTAAAAATAAAAAGATTGTCGAGAAGCAAGACTTTTTAGATGCTGTAGATAGAATTATTGGGGGACTTGAAAAGAAAAACAAAATCATCTCTCAAGAAGAAAAAAGAATTATTGCTTTCCACGAAGCCGGTCATGCAACAGTGAGTTGGTTTATGCAATACGCTTCTCCTTTGGTAAAAGTAACTATCGTTCCTAGAGGCCGCTCCTTAGGTGCTGCATGGTACTTACCAGAAGAAAGACAGCTAACAACAACTGAGCAACTGACTCATGAAATTTGTGCCACTCTGGGCGGAAGAGCTGCCGAAAAAATCATATTCAATAAGATTTCAACTGGTGCACTCAGCGATTTAGAAAAAATAACCAAACAAGCCTATTCAATGGTATCTGTTTACGGTCTTAGTGACAAACTTGGAAACATAAGCTACTATGACTCTAGCGGCAGAGATGGATTTACAAAGCCTTACAGTGAAGCTACAGCCAAGTTAATTGATGATGAAGTCAGTAAATTAATTGAAGATTGCTACAAGAAAACACTAACACTTCTTAAAAAGCATAAAACTAAACTGACCAAGTTAGCTGAACTTTTACTCGAAAAAGAGGTCATCTTTAAAGAGGATTTACTAGATTTGTTTGGCCCACGACCATGGGATAAAGTTAAAGAAGATGACTCAAAACAACTGGACAACTCTAATGACAACAATTAAGCCTTATCAGCTAGAATTGATGAAAGGTTTATTGTTAGAACATGAAATCCAATCTGTTATTATCAATAAAATTGACTCTTCTTACCTGCAATTTGGTGAAGCCGAACTAAAAGTAAAAGTATCTGACCTTGAAGCAGCAAAAGATATTCTGAAAGATGTCCAAGAGTAAATTAATGACAAGAACCATAACTGGAGCTTTGTATGGCATTGTTTTCATTTCCAGTCTCGTACTCGGTGAACTTAGCAGTTCTATTTTCTTTCTTGTTGTAATGTTACTCGCCATTAAAGAGTTTTATGAATTAGTCGATAATGATAAGAGC from Flavobacteriales bacterium harbors:
- a CDS encoding DUF2007 domain-containing protein — encoded protein: MTTIKPYQLELMKGLLLEHEIQSVIINKIDSSYLQFGEAELKVKVSDLEAAKDILKDVQE